The Elaeis guineensis isolate ETL-2024a chromosome 5, EG11, whole genome shotgun sequence DNA segment ACGAGCGCGGTGAACCTCGCCGTCTCCGGCATCTTCATTCGCCAGTAGTAGGTGAGGGCCGCCGGGACCGCCCCCAGCATGAGCACGATCCGCCACACGAAGTCCGCCTCGGCGGGGTCGACAACACATGGTTCTCCGAGAAGGAAGGCGCAGGGTAGGCGACGAGGAAGATTTTCGACACCGTCATCGATACCGCCCCTGCGACGAGGATCCCGATGCCCTGCATCGCGAACACGGCCGCAATGAAGCCGCCGCGCGTCCGCTGGTTTGCGTACTCCGACATGATGACGGCCGACAGTGGGTAGTCGCCGCCGATGCCGAAGCCGAGCCAGAAGCGGAAGAAGCAGAGGCAGCCGATGACGGAGTGGGCGGTGGAGCCAAAGGAGAGGCCCGAGGCGATGGCGCACCCGACCATGGTGACGAGGGTGATGCCGTAGACCTTTTTGCGGCCAGGCGGTCGCCGAGCCAGCCAAAGAAGAGCTGGCCCACAAAGGTGCCGCAGAGGGCGACCCCCTGGATGGCGTTGCTGACGGCGTCCGGGAGCTTGCCGGGCTTGCCGGATTGGGGGTCGTAGTAGTAGAGGCGGCCGAGGAGCTTTACGAGGGCGCTGATGCAGAAGAGGTCATAGGCATCTGTGAAGAAGCCCATGCCGGCGATCACGATCGCCTTGAAGTGGTAAAGCTGGGTCTTGGCATTGTCGAGGGCCGAGAAGACGGCCGGCGTCCCCTGAGCCATCTTTAGAGAGGCCTGTGGGAATGGTTGTTTGGAGGGTGGCAGAGTTGCTCCATGCGAGTTTATATGCTGCTGTCGGTCGGAGTCCACAAAGGGGACTGGCTTAGAGGCTAACGAATGTTTCTCTCGGAGATCGTTACAAACCATGGATGATTGGCTTGGGCTGTGGCTTCTAAGCGTGCTTTGTTATACCCTTTTTGTTTGCAAGCCAACCGACATCTTTTTCTCTCTTGTTCTTAGGTTTCTCAAGATATATTCTGAAGATATGCTCAAGGTCTCATTAGAGGAGCCAAATTAATTATCTGGGATTAACTGGCAGCTCTCCTGAAAGCTAGTTTGGTTGTTTGAATCTATATATATAGTTGAATGCTATGAAGAAGTGGTAATTAAGCTCGGGACTTTGGAGGCAGCTTTCCTACAGGATGGGAGGGAGGAGGGTTTTTGCTGGGACTTTTCTTGTGATTTTTCTTCTGATTGGTTTCACCGGAGGCCTAGGTATGCTTCTGCCCTTCTTTCGGATGAGATGATGATTTTGTGTTAAACAGTCCTCTCTTAATCCCGTGCTTGAGGAACAGATGCTTCGGAGACGAAGGATCCAAGAGCCCATCCCAACCTATCCCCATTTGAGCAATGGCGGAGTGCTTATGATTGCCTGCAAAATGTATGCTATcttgccatctctctctctctctctctctgaaaagAATTACTTGGTCGTAGATCAAGATTTTATTTGTAGTACTAATTCCAGTGGTTCTTTCAAACTGTTCTTGTAGATTTCAACCTACCAAAAAGAAAATTGTCCGGAGAAATACCAGTTGACAGCAAAGGGGTGGGTGAACGTAACGACGGGTGACACCGAGCTTTACTGTGGCCGTTGTAAAGATCACACGTTAAATCTTCTGGGATGCCTTGAAGATGTGATGCGGCAGCCGCACTACAAGTTTGAAAGTGGCGAGAGAGTGGCCGACATCAACTATACGATCGCACAAGGGTGCTTGGAAGGTCAAACTTTG contains these protein-coding regions:
- the LOC109505897 gene encoding uncharacterized protein, encoding MGGRRVFAGTFLVIFLLIGFTGGLDASETKDPRAHPNLSPFEQWRSAYDCLQNISTYQKENCPEKYQLTAKGWVNVTTGDTELYCGRCKDHTLNLLGCLEDVMRQPHYKFESGERVADINYTIAQGCLEGFTGEALKRSNARTLKGSKTATYISVLAAWLFITYMTM
- the LOC105045093 gene encoding LOW QUALITY PROTEIN: low affinity inorganic phosphate transporter 8 (The sequence of the model RefSeq protein was modified relative to this genomic sequence to represent the inferred CDS: inserted 2 bases in 2 codons), which gives rise to MVCNDLREKHSLASKPVPFVDSDRQQHINSHGATLPPSKQPFPQASLKMAQGTPAVFSALDNAKTQLYHFKAIVIAGMGFFTDAYDLFCISALVKLLGRLYYYDPQSGKPGKLPDAVSNAIQGVALCGTFVGQLFFGWLGDRXGRKKVYGITLVTMVGCAIASGLSFGSTAHSVIGCLCFFRFWLGFGIGGDYPLSAVIMSEYANQRTRGGFIAAVFAMQGIGILVAGAVSMTVSKIFLVAYPAPSFSENHVLSTPPXADFVWRIVLMLGAVPAALTYYWRMKMPETARFTALVEGDHKKAAADMMKVLETDIAVEETQRNPQNSYGLFSMEFVQRHGIHLIGTSTTWFLLDIAFYTGNLAQKDIFPAAGLVPKVTAMNAIEEVYNIAKAMSLVALIGTVPGYWFTVFFIDKMGRFLIQLGGFLLMSVFMAILGFRYAILRGDKCDSSKTGFCHGHPTEFLVLYGLTFFFANFGPNSTTFIVPAELFPARFRSTCHGISAAAGKAGAILGAFGVQTYTLDGDLKKIRQAIVGLAVVNFLGFLCTFLVPETNGKSLEEISGEDKDFERGGDGANGLRSDEMV